One genomic window of Candidatus Methylomirabilota bacterium includes the following:
- a CDS encoding RidA family protein, translating to MSREAVHTEKAPQAIGPYEQAIKCNGLLFTSGQIALDPTTGTLIEGDVSTQTRQVLENLKAVLEAGGSSLDRVVKATVYLTDLGNFAKMNEVYAEYLGKVKPARSTVGVATLPRGASVEIDLVATTL from the coding sequence ATGTCACGTGAGGCGGTACACACTGAGAAAGCACCACAAGCCATCGGGCCTTACGAGCAGGCCATAAAATGCAATGGTCTGCTCTTCACGTCCGGCCAGATCGCGCTTGATCCAACCACCGGGACGCTGATCGAGGGGGATGTCTCGACTCAGACCCGCCAGGTCCTGGAAAATCTCAAGGCGGTCCTGGAGGCTGGGGGCAGCTCCCTCGACCGAGTCGTTAAGGCCACGGTCTACCTGACCGATCTGGGAAACTTTGCAAAGATGAATGAGGTCTACGCCGAGTATCTGGGTAAGGTAAAGCCGGCCCGCTCCACGGTCGGCGTGGCTACCCTCCCACGCGGCGCCAGCGTCGAAATCGACCTGGTAGCAACAACGCTGTAG